Proteins found in one Chaetodon auriga isolate fChaAug3 chromosome 12, fChaAug3.hap1, whole genome shotgun sequence genomic segment:
- the lingo3b gene encoding leucine-rich repeat and immunoglobulin-like domain-containing nogo receptor-interacting protein 3 isoform X1: protein MIGSPGPGGRALVPWPRVWRWVLGASLVAIITLTLPGSSQACPPRCECSAQLRSVSCQRRRLTNIPEGIPTETQLLDLSKNRLRWVQAGDLAPYPRLEEVDLSENLIATLEPNAFATLQSLKVLKLRGNQLKLVPMGAFAKLGNLTSLDLSENKMVILLDYTFQDLRNLKHLEVGDNDLVYISHKAFSGLLGLEDLTIERCNLTSISGQTLSYLRSLVTLRLRHLSIIALEDQNFRKLSNLRGLDIDHWPYLEYISPLSFQGLDLHWLSITNTNITSVPSASFKNLVHLTHLNLSYNPITTLEPWAFRDLLRLKELIMVSTGLMTVELHALGGLRQIRVLNFSSNDLQTLEEGSFHSVNSLETLRVDGNPLMCDCRLLWILQRRKTLNFDGRVPVCAGPVEVQGVSLSAFTDSALFDHFTCQKPKIRNRKLQQVIAREGQPVSFLCRAEGEPVPAIVWISPQRRRITAKSSGRITVLPSGTLEIRYAQLTDSGTYICIASNAGGNDTYFATLTVRGQPLDAASAFFLNRSLYSGDFFNDTNLNSTRVFLKFTLDLTTILVSTAMGCITFLGVVLFCFLLLFVWSRGRGQRKNNFTVEYSFRKSEPATGGSSGGTRKFNMKMI, encoded by the exons ATGATTGGCTCTCCTGGCCCTGGTGGGCGTGCCTTAGTGCCATGGCCGAGGGTATGGCGATGGGTCCTGGGTGCATCCCTGGTTGCCATAATAACCCTGACGCTGCCAGGAAGTAGCCAAGCCTGTCCGCCACGGTGCGAGTGTTCGGCTCAGCTGAGGTCAGTGTCGTGCCAGCGGCGGCGGCTCACTAATATCCCAGAGGGCATCCCCACAGAGACACAACTTCTGGACCTCAGCAAGAACCGGCTCCGCTGGGTGCAAGCAGGTGACCTAGCACCATACCCGCGCCTTGAGGAAGTGGACCTCAGTGAGAACCTCATCGCCACATTAGAGCCCAATGCCTTCGCCACCCTCCAGAGTCTTAAAGTGCTGAAGTTAAGGGGGAACCAGCTGAAGTTAGTGCCCATGGGGGCGTTCGCCAAGCTGGGAAATCTGACTAGCCTGGACCTGAGCGAGAACAAGATGGTGATTTTATTGGACTACACCTTCCAGGATCTAAGAAATCTGAAACATCTGGAGGTGGGAGACAATGACCTGGTGTATATATCACACAAG GCATTCTCAGGGCTGCTGGGGCTGGAAGATCTCACAATAGAGCGCTGCAACCTGACATCCATCTCTGGCCAGACGCTGTCTTACCTCCGCAGCCTGGTCACCCTCCGCCTCCGTCACCTCAGCATCATTGCCCTGGAGGACCAAAACTTCCGCAAGCTCTCCAACCTGCGTGGTCTGGACATCGATCATTGGCCATACCTGGAGTATATCTCCCCTCTTAGTTTCCAGGGCCTGGACCTCCACTGGCTCTCAATTACCAACACCAACATCACCTCTGTCCCTTCCGCTTCCTTCAAGAACCTGGTGCACCTCACCCACCTCAACTTGTCCTACAATCCCATCACCACATTAGAGCCCTGGGCCTTCAGAGACCTGCTGAGGCTGAAGGAGCTCATCATGGTAAGCACAGGGTTGATGACAGTGGAGCTCCATGCCCTTGGAGGCCTCCGACAGATCCGGGTCCTCAACTTCTCCTCCAACGATCTGCAGACTCTGGAAGAGGGCTCCTTCCACTCTGTCAACAGTCTGGAGACCCTCAGAGTGGATGGGAACCCCCTGATGTGTGACTGCCGTCTGTTGTGGATCCTGCAAAGACGCAAGACCCTCAACTTTGACGGCAGAGTGCCGGTGTGTGCGGGGCCGGTGGAGGTGCAAGGGGTGAGCCTTAGCGCCTTCACCGATTCTGCACTCTTCGATCACTTTACATGCCAGAAACCTAAGATACGCAACCGTAAGCTGCAGCAG GTGATTGCTCGTGAGGGCCAGCCAGTGAGTTTTCTGTGTCGAGCTGAAGGAGAACCTGTACCTGCTATTGTCTGGATTTCCCCACAGCGCAGACGGATCACAGCTAAGAGTTCAGGGCGCATTACTGTCCTCCCTAGTGGCACCCTGGAGATCCGCTACGCCCAGCTTACTGACAGCGGAACATACATCTGCATTGCCAGTAATGCTGGAGGCAATGACACCTACTTCGCCACACTCACAGTGCGTGGCCAGCCACTGGATGCCGCCTCAGCCTTCTTTCTCAACCGATCGCTGTACAGCGGCGACTTCTTCAACGACACAAATCTGAACAGCACACGTGTTTTCCTCAAGTTCACCTTGGACCTGACCACCATCTTGGTCTCCACAGCAATGGGTTGCATCACCTTCCTGGGGGTTGTCctcttctgtttcctgctgttgttcGTGTGGAGCCGGGGACGCGGCCAACGCAAGAACAACTTCACAGTGGAGTACTCTTTCCGGAAATCTGAACCCGCCACTGGAGGCTCCTCAGGAGGGACCAGGAAGTTCAACATGAAGATGATATGA
- the lingo3b gene encoding leucine-rich repeat and immunoglobulin-like domain-containing nogo receptor-interacting protein 3 isoform X2 — protein MIGSPGPGGRALVPWPRVWRWVLGASLVAIITLTLPGSSQACPPRCECSAQLRSVSCQRRRLTNIPEGIPTETQLLDLSKNRLRWVQAGDLAPYPRLEEVDLSENLIATLEPNAFATLQSLKVLKLRGNQLKLVPMGAFAKLGNLTSLDLSENKMVILLDYTFQDLRNLKHLEVGDNDLVYISHKAFSGLLGLEDLTIERCNLTSISGQTLSYLRSLVTLRLRHLSIIALEDQNFRKLSNLRGLDIDHWPYLEYISPLSFQGLDLHWLSITNTNITSVPSASFKNLVHLTHLNLSYNPITTLEPWAFRDLLRLKELIMVIAREGQPVSFLCRAEGEPVPAIVWISPQRRRITAKSSGRITVLPSGTLEIRYAQLTDSGTYICIASNAGGNDTYFATLTVRGQPLDAASAFFLNRSLYSGDFFNDTNLNSTRVFLKFTLDLTTILVSTAMGCITFLGVVLFCFLLLFVWSRGRGQRKNNFTVEYSFRKSEPATGGSSGGTRKFNMKMI, from the exons ATGATTGGCTCTCCTGGCCCTGGTGGGCGTGCCTTAGTGCCATGGCCGAGGGTATGGCGATGGGTCCTGGGTGCATCCCTGGTTGCCATAATAACCCTGACGCTGCCAGGAAGTAGCCAAGCCTGTCCGCCACGGTGCGAGTGTTCGGCTCAGCTGAGGTCAGTGTCGTGCCAGCGGCGGCGGCTCACTAATATCCCAGAGGGCATCCCCACAGAGACACAACTTCTGGACCTCAGCAAGAACCGGCTCCGCTGGGTGCAAGCAGGTGACCTAGCACCATACCCGCGCCTTGAGGAAGTGGACCTCAGTGAGAACCTCATCGCCACATTAGAGCCCAATGCCTTCGCCACCCTCCAGAGTCTTAAAGTGCTGAAGTTAAGGGGGAACCAGCTGAAGTTAGTGCCCATGGGGGCGTTCGCCAAGCTGGGAAATCTGACTAGCCTGGACCTGAGCGAGAACAAGATGGTGATTTTATTGGACTACACCTTCCAGGATCTAAGAAATCTGAAACATCTGGAGGTGGGAGACAATGACCTGGTGTATATATCACACAAG GCATTCTCAGGGCTGCTGGGGCTGGAAGATCTCACAATAGAGCGCTGCAACCTGACATCCATCTCTGGCCAGACGCTGTCTTACCTCCGCAGCCTGGTCACCCTCCGCCTCCGTCACCTCAGCATCATTGCCCTGGAGGACCAAAACTTCCGCAAGCTCTCCAACCTGCGTGGTCTGGACATCGATCATTGGCCATACCTGGAGTATATCTCCCCTCTTAGTTTCCAGGGCCTGGACCTCCACTGGCTCTCAATTACCAACACCAACATCACCTCTGTCCCTTCCGCTTCCTTCAAGAACCTGGTGCACCTCACCCACCTCAACTTGTCCTACAATCCCATCACCACATTAGAGCCCTGGGCCTTCAGAGACCTGCTGAGGCTGAAGGAGCTCATCATG GTGATTGCTCGTGAGGGCCAGCCAGTGAGTTTTCTGTGTCGAGCTGAAGGAGAACCTGTACCTGCTATTGTCTGGATTTCCCCACAGCGCAGACGGATCACAGCTAAGAGTTCAGGGCGCATTACTGTCCTCCCTAGTGGCACCCTGGAGATCCGCTACGCCCAGCTTACTGACAGCGGAACATACATCTGCATTGCCAGTAATGCTGGAGGCAATGACACCTACTTCGCCACACTCACAGTGCGTGGCCAGCCACTGGATGCCGCCTCAGCCTTCTTTCTCAACCGATCGCTGTACAGCGGCGACTTCTTCAACGACACAAATCTGAACAGCACACGTGTTTTCCTCAAGTTCACCTTGGACCTGACCACCATCTTGGTCTCCACAGCAATGGGTTGCATCACCTTCCTGGGGGTTGTCctcttctgtttcctgctgttgttcGTGTGGAGCCGGGGACGCGGCCAACGCAAGAACAACTTCACAGTGGAGTACTCTTTCCGGAAATCTGAACCCGCCACTGGAGGCTCCTCAGGAGGGACCAGGAAGTTCAACATGAAGATGATATGA